A single window of Eucalyptus grandis isolate ANBG69807.140 chromosome 1, ASM1654582v1, whole genome shotgun sequence DNA harbors:
- the LOC104435150 gene encoding lysM domain receptor-like kinase 3 isoform X2, with translation MKPRLWAIGLLATVLISACSRVQSKCSGGCDLALASYYVWQGTNLTFTSQVLSAPITDIVSYNKDSISNQDSVLWGIRINVPFSCGCINDSFLGHEFSYTVIQGDTYDKVATQYYSNLTTVAWLQAFNTYPATNIPLNSVLKVVVNCSCGNSTVSKDYGLFITYPLRPEDTLESVAAGVNLPTTLLQSYNPGVNFSQGSGLVYIPGKDANGNYPPLNPSTGLSVGAIVGISIAAIAVLSFLAFCIYAGIYRKKKAKEAILLSGAHELSDRAGNGSDPAKPSESTGPAAGFTGITVDKSLVFSYEELAEATENFSLANKIGAGGFGAVYYAELRGEKAAIKKMDMQASKEFIAELQVLTRVHHLNLVRLIGYCVEGSLCVVYEYIENGNLSEHLRRSDKEPLPWSTRVQIALDSARGLEYIHEHTVPAYIHRDIKSANILIDKDFHGKVADFGLTKLTEVGSTSIPTRLVGTFGYMPPEYAQYGDVSPKVDVYAFGVVLYELISAKEAIVKANGSVADSRGLVALFEEVLDQPDPRADLRKLVDPKLGDNYPLDSVWKIAQLARGCTKENPQLRPSMRAIVVALMTLSSSTEDWDVGSFYENHALVNLMSGR, from the exons ATGAAGCCGCGGTTATGGGCGATCGGCTTGCTGGCGACGGTGCTGATCTCGGCCTGCAGCAGAGTCCAATCGAAGTGCAGCGGCGGCTGCGACTTGGCCCTGGCCTCGTACTACGTCTGGCAGGGCACCAACCTGACGTTCACATCCCAGGTCCTGTCGGCGCCGATCACGGACATCGTCAGCTACAACAAGGACAGCATCTCGAACCAGGACAGCGTCCTGTGGGGGATCAGGATCAACGTCCCCTTCAGCTGCGGCTGCATCAACGACTCGTTCCTCGGGCACGAGTTCAGTTACACGGTGATCCAGGGCGACACCTACGATAAGGTCGCGACGCAGTACTACTCGAACTTGACGACCGTGGCATGGTTGCAGGCGTTCAACACTTATCCCGCGACCAATATACCGCTCAACTCCGTTTTGAAAGTGGTTGTTAATTGTTCGTGCGGGAACAGCACTGTTTCCAAGGATTATGGATTGTTCATCACGTATCCGCTGAGGCCGGAGGACACGCTCGAATCAGTCGCGGCGGGGGTGAATTTGCCGACTACTTTGCTGCAGAGCTATAATCCTGGTGTGAATTTTAGCCAAGGGAGTGGTCTGGTGTATATTCCAGGGAAAG ATGCAAATGGAAACTATCCACCTCTGAACCCAAG CACAG GACTATCAGTTGGAGCAATTGTCGGCATATCTATCGCAGCAATAGCAGTTTTGTCGTTTTTAGCATTTTGTATATATGCTGGAATATACCGAAAGAAGAAAGCGAAGGAGGCAATCTTGCTCTCAGGAGCTCATGAATTATCAGATCGAGCAGGGAATG GAAGTGACCCAGCAAAACCTTCTGAATCAACTGGCCCAGCAGCAGGTTTTACAGGAATCACTGTGGACAAGTCATTGGTGTTTTCATATGAAGAATTGGCTGAGGCTACGGAAAATTTTAGCCTGGCTAATAAAATTGGGGCAGGTGGCTTTGGAGCTGTCTATTATGCTGAATTGAGAGGCGAG AAGGCTGCAATTAAGAAGATGGATATGCAAGCTTCAAAAGAATTTATTGCTGAATTGCAGGTTCTAACGCGAGTTCATCACCTTAACCTG GTGCGTTTGATTGGATACTGTGTTGAGGGTTCTCTTTGCGTTGTCTACGAGTACATCGAGAATGGAAACTTAAGCGAACATTTGCGTCGCTCGG ATAAGGAGCCGCTTCCATGGTCTACCAGGGTTCAGATTGCCCTGGATTCTGCAAGAGGTCTTGAATATATCCATGAGCATACAGTACCAGCATATATCCATCGAGACATTAAATCGGCAAATATATTGATAGACAAGGACTTCCATGGAAAG GTGGCAGATTTTGGTTTGACAAAGTTGACTGAGGTCGGAAGCACATCTATCCCCACACGACTTGTAGGGACATTTGGATACATGCCGCCTGA ATATGCCCAGTATGGCGATGTCTCTCCTAAAGTTGATGTGTACGCTTTCGGTGTGGTCCTTTATGAACTTATTTCTGCCAAGGAGGCTATAGTCAAGGCAAATGGTTCTGTTGCTGACTCAAGGGGCCTCGTTGCTTTG TTTGAAGAGGTTCTTGACCAACCCGATCCCAGAGCGGACCTTCGCAAGCTTGTTGACCCTAAGCTTGGAGATAATTATCCGCTTGATTCCGTCTGGAAG ATTGCCCAGCTTGCGAGAGGTTGCACAAAAGAGAATCCTCAACTGCGCCCCAGCATGAGAGCTATTGTGGTGGCCCT
- the LOC104435150 gene encoding lysM domain receptor-like kinase 3 isoform X1 yields the protein MKPRLWAIGLLATVLISACSRVQSKCSGGCDLALASYYVWQGTNLTFTSQVLSAPITDIVSYNKDSISNQDSVLWGIRINVPFSCGCINDSFLGHEFSYTVIQGDTYDKVATQYYSNLTTVAWLQAFNTYPATNIPLNSVLKVVVNCSCGNSTVSKDYGLFITYPLRPEDTLESVAAGVNLPTTLLQSYNPGVNFSQGSGLVYIPGKDANGNYPPLNPSTAGLSVGAIVGISIAAIAVLSFLAFCIYAGIYRKKKAKEAILLSGAHELSDRAGNGSDPAKPSESTGPAAGFTGITVDKSLVFSYEELAEATENFSLANKIGAGGFGAVYYAELRGEKAAIKKMDMQASKEFIAELQVLTRVHHLNLVRLIGYCVEGSLCVVYEYIENGNLSEHLRRSDKEPLPWSTRVQIALDSARGLEYIHEHTVPAYIHRDIKSANILIDKDFHGKVADFGLTKLTEVGSTSIPTRLVGTFGYMPPEYAQYGDVSPKVDVYAFGVVLYELISAKEAIVKANGSVADSRGLVALFEEVLDQPDPRADLRKLVDPKLGDNYPLDSVWKIAQLARGCTKENPQLRPSMRAIVVALMTLSSSTEDWDVGSFYENHALVNLMSGR from the exons ATGAAGCCGCGGTTATGGGCGATCGGCTTGCTGGCGACGGTGCTGATCTCGGCCTGCAGCAGAGTCCAATCGAAGTGCAGCGGCGGCTGCGACTTGGCCCTGGCCTCGTACTACGTCTGGCAGGGCACCAACCTGACGTTCACATCCCAGGTCCTGTCGGCGCCGATCACGGACATCGTCAGCTACAACAAGGACAGCATCTCGAACCAGGACAGCGTCCTGTGGGGGATCAGGATCAACGTCCCCTTCAGCTGCGGCTGCATCAACGACTCGTTCCTCGGGCACGAGTTCAGTTACACGGTGATCCAGGGCGACACCTACGATAAGGTCGCGACGCAGTACTACTCGAACTTGACGACCGTGGCATGGTTGCAGGCGTTCAACACTTATCCCGCGACCAATATACCGCTCAACTCCGTTTTGAAAGTGGTTGTTAATTGTTCGTGCGGGAACAGCACTGTTTCCAAGGATTATGGATTGTTCATCACGTATCCGCTGAGGCCGGAGGACACGCTCGAATCAGTCGCGGCGGGGGTGAATTTGCCGACTACTTTGCTGCAGAGCTATAATCCTGGTGTGAATTTTAGCCAAGGGAGTGGTCTGGTGTATATTCCAGGGAAAG ATGCAAATGGAAACTATCCACCTCTGAACCCAAG CACAG CAGGACTATCAGTTGGAGCAATTGTCGGCATATCTATCGCAGCAATAGCAGTTTTGTCGTTTTTAGCATTTTGTATATATGCTGGAATATACCGAAAGAAGAAAGCGAAGGAGGCAATCTTGCTCTCAGGAGCTCATGAATTATCAGATCGAGCAGGGAATG GAAGTGACCCAGCAAAACCTTCTGAATCAACTGGCCCAGCAGCAGGTTTTACAGGAATCACTGTGGACAAGTCATTGGTGTTTTCATATGAAGAATTGGCTGAGGCTACGGAAAATTTTAGCCTGGCTAATAAAATTGGGGCAGGTGGCTTTGGAGCTGTCTATTATGCTGAATTGAGAGGCGAG AAGGCTGCAATTAAGAAGATGGATATGCAAGCTTCAAAAGAATTTATTGCTGAATTGCAGGTTCTAACGCGAGTTCATCACCTTAACCTG GTGCGTTTGATTGGATACTGTGTTGAGGGTTCTCTTTGCGTTGTCTACGAGTACATCGAGAATGGAAACTTAAGCGAACATTTGCGTCGCTCGG ATAAGGAGCCGCTTCCATGGTCTACCAGGGTTCAGATTGCCCTGGATTCTGCAAGAGGTCTTGAATATATCCATGAGCATACAGTACCAGCATATATCCATCGAGACATTAAATCGGCAAATATATTGATAGACAAGGACTTCCATGGAAAG GTGGCAGATTTTGGTTTGACAAAGTTGACTGAGGTCGGAAGCACATCTATCCCCACACGACTTGTAGGGACATTTGGATACATGCCGCCTGA ATATGCCCAGTATGGCGATGTCTCTCCTAAAGTTGATGTGTACGCTTTCGGTGTGGTCCTTTATGAACTTATTTCTGCCAAGGAGGCTATAGTCAAGGCAAATGGTTCTGTTGCTGACTCAAGGGGCCTCGTTGCTTTG TTTGAAGAGGTTCTTGACCAACCCGATCCCAGAGCGGACCTTCGCAAGCTTGTTGACCCTAAGCTTGGAGATAATTATCCGCTTGATTCCGTCTGGAAG ATTGCCCAGCTTGCGAGAGGTTGCACAAAAGAGAATCCTCAACTGCGCCCCAGCATGAGAGCTATTGTGGTGGCCCT